One genomic segment of Helianthus annuus cultivar XRQ/B chromosome 14, HanXRQr2.0-SUNRISE, whole genome shotgun sequence includes these proteins:
- the LOC110906709 gene encoding glutathione S-transferase T3-like, whose translation MSQVQQLQQYQALQQIMQHNSFEQLQSQPPTSQAVHLDDDDDEEVVPESPPQELNRKKNMGKGKKVENVPETAPKSGSRAKERPWTKVEEEALAIAYAKSSTNPIVGNNQTGDSFWKKATAKFHEIMEHSSDRDVEAVSGKWRKMSKIINNFNAIYNQIYTCPPSGSNESDILNLAIAKWDSQNPKPFPHFRAWNVVRKEQKWTPIPNEVATAKRTKTSESGSYSAGGSTARCQIDINDDPEDDEDVLPIHEAERPTGRDKAKKEAAGKRKGAGSSGGGGSGGGGGSKADRML comes from the exons ATGTCTCAAGTTCAACAACTCCAACAATACCAAGCGCTACAACAAATCATGCAACACAACTCGTTTGAACAACTCCAATCGCAACCGCCAACTTCCCAAGCGGTTCaccttgatgatgatgatgatgaagaagtcgtCCCCGAATCGCCACCGCAAGAGCTCAACcgaaaaaaaaacatggggaAGGGGAAGAAGGTTGAAAACGTACCCGAAACCGCGCCAAAAAGCGGTTCGAGAGCAAAGGAGAGACCTTGGACGAAAGTAGAGGAGGAGGCGCTAGCAATAGCGTATGCTAAGTCCTCTACTAACCCGATAGTCG GAAACAATCAAACGGGTGATAGTTTTTGGAAGAAGGCAACGGCTAAATTTCATGAGATTATGGAGCATAGCTCGGATCGTGATGTAGAAGCCGTCTCGGGCAAGTGGCGTAAAATGAGCAAGATCATCAATAACTTTAACGCAATCTATAACCAAATTTACACTTGTCCTCCTAGCGGGAGTAACGAGTCGGACATTCTTAACCTTGCTATCGCTAAGTGGGACTCTCAAAATCCAAAGCCTTTCCCGCACTTCCGAGCATGGAACGTAGTAAGGAAAGAACAAAAATGGACGCCGATTCCAAATGAGGTAGCAACCGCCAAACGGACTAAAACTTCTGAGTCCGGAAGTTATAGTGCGGGAGGCTCCACCGCTCGTTGTCAAATCGACATAAACGACGACCCGGAAGATGACGAGGACGTGTTGCCCATTCACGAGGCGGAACGTCCCACCGGGAGGGACAAAGCAAAAAAAGAGGCGGCCGGAAAGCGCAAAGGGGCCGGCTCGAGTGGAGGGGGCGGCTCGGGTGGAGGGGGCGGCTcgaag gctgataggatgctgtGA
- the LOC110906710 gene encoding 101 kDa malaria antigen-like, whose product MPNSGEEFYNTFYNAFTSESSDRRSELKEYSREISENLKFENMYGSQQKPPKLMKIEDFNWWKNRFEGWVKAFAPESWLKLVSEYKAPVKEGGELIDEKDFTEKDIKEVVTEYRMITLIKQSLKEVFEASLPKVVEMRKRKEEELKKLIEEVKADAKTAAEKAQKSEEKGNAEEKEGKKEKAVEDQKAEKEDLVLKENEMF is encoded by the exons ATGCCAAACAGcggtgaagaattctacaacacatTCTATAACGCGTTCACTTCAGAATCGtcagatagaagatctgagttgaaagaatattcGAGAGAAATTTCGGAGAATTTGAAGTTCGAAAACATGTATGGAAGTCAACAGAAGCCACCAAAGTTGATGAAAATCGAAGACTTTAATTGGTGGAAGAACAGGTTTGAaggttgggtaaaagctttcgctcctgaaagctggttaaaattAGTGAGTGAATATAAAGCACCAGTGAAAGAAGGAGGAGAGTTAATAGATGAGAAAGATTTTACTGAAAAAGATATAAAAGAGGTTGTGACTGAATATAGAATGATAACGttgatcaaacagtca TTAAAGGAGGTTTTTGAAGCAAGTCTACCAAAGGTAGTAGAGATGagaaagagaaaagaagaagaattgaagaagttGATTGAAGAAGTGAAGGCTGATGCGAAGACTGCTGCTGAAAAAGCACAGAAATCTGAAGAGAAAGGAAATGCTGAAGAGAAAGAAGGAAAAAAGGAGAAGGCAGTGGAAGATCAGAAAGCTGAGAAAGAAGATTTGGTGCTGAAAGAAAATGAG ATGTTTTAa